The sequence below is a genomic window from Synechococcus sp. PCC 7335.
ATCAGTCTCAGCTTCACCTCATGCCTGTTATTCGCTATCCCAACTTTGCTGATCGCACTGCCGATATTCCTTTACAAAACCTCTCTGTGCTTACTGGTAATGAGAAAGGCCAAGACGTAGAACCTACTCTCCTTGCCGATGTTCTAGAAAATCTGCGCACATACCTGAGCAATCCAGAGTCTTGGGCAGGACGAAAAAATTCCCTACTTGCCGAGCAAGACTCTCACGTTCTAGTGAGTGCTCAAGCAGCCTTTTTGCCAATTCCTTCAGAAGGCGAAGCAACCTTCAATCCTGTTCTATTCAACTATCAGTCTTACCCTGGCGATCCGGCTGTTCTAACCATTCTAGCGACCCGTGAAGGCACTAGTGTGACTGTCATCGACAATCAAAGAGATGGGTTTGACGCTGGGCGCACCTGGGGTCAAAGATTGTTCTTTAATCAAAATGGCGATCGCGCTTCGCTTACTGGCAAACGTATGAGTGACTATCGCACAGAGTCAGCTGAAACGCTCGAACTGTCGCCTCTCAATTCTGAAGAAGCTGGACTGAATATGGTCATGTTGATCCAAGTTCCCCTTAAACAAAAAGAACCTTTTGGTAACTTCTTGGGCGCTCAAAACGACGTGATGATGGAATCTGCCGCGCCCTTATCATCTACGCTTCAAAGCTCTAGCCGAAGCAATGTAGAAGCTGCCGTCATCAGTCATGGCGAGGTCGAAGGGCCGTTCACCGAGATCGACAACCTTGCTATAGAGCGTGATCCTAACTTTCCCATTCGCGCCACCATCCAGTTTTACAAAGCCACTGATAATGGGGTTGTTTCTGAAGCCGATCTAGCTGAGATCGACGAACAAATTCAGCGAATCTATGCTGATGCTGACTACGTAGGCAGCTTAGTCACTGACAGCCGTACAGGTCGCCCGACCGAATACGAAGGGAATCACGAACAACCCGAAGATTGGTGGGAAGAATTTTGGCAGCACAGTGAGAACCGTCAGGGAATGAGTCGAGAGGCGGCGCTAGAACTACTTAGAAGACTTCGAGGAAGGTAAGTAATAGGCCAGGCGAACAGGCACTACAGCTCTAGTCACTTGCTAATTCCTTTGCTAGGTACATTGCTAAGATGTTACATCTTTTAGACGTGGACAGCTAAGTAACACGATATCTATCCCAAAAGTAATAAGAGGGGCGAGCCACGTCGTTCTATAGTCTGTGACAGCTAAATACAAAAGACATAAGTACAAAAGACAGTTGAATATAAACATGAAAGCCTTCTTGGTTGAGCACACTCTTCGCTATCTGCCGCTGACAATGGTGACTCTACTAAGTGCTGCTATGTCAGCGCACTCTGCTGAAGTAGTGGCCGGCCCAACCGGAACCCAGTTTACGCTCAATCAACTACCTAGCGGCAACTATCGATTCTGTAGCAAAAAGCCAGATGAAGTAGGCCAAGCGATGGGTGCTTGCTTCCGGTTTAGAAAGGAGGCAGAAAACATTGTTGGCACCTACTACTACCCCAATACAGGATCGAGTATTTGTTTAAGAGGACAGATCAATAACAACACTTTTAGCGGTCAGGCAATTGAGCGGTTTTCAACAGGAGAATCACCTCCAGCAGACTTCTCTCGTCCGCAGCTATCTAACTGGGATGTAGATTTCTTGAAAGTAGGCAATGGTTTGTACGTAGATCGACTTGACCGGCGCGATGCCATCTTGTATCGCAGCGCCTTACTTAATCTGAACAACTTCTATCAATACAATGCAGGTAGCGTCTCACCGCCTACAACCTGTCCAACTCGGCCAAGCAGTATTGTCAGCGTCGCACCAGACTTTGACAATTTAAGAGAAGTTGGTACTTCTGAGTATTATGGCCAGCCTATCTATCTTGATTTTAGTAGTATCGAGCCTATCGCCTCTAGCACCTATCGCTACACCACGCTTATCGGTAGACCTAATCGTCTCAGTGAGACCGAATATCAGGTGGACTGTCAAAGCTTAGAGAGCGTTCAAGTGCTGCGATCGCGCTACTACGATCAAGACGGCGATCTTCAGGAGTTAGAACTAGTTGATAAAGCCGTTCCCGTCGATCAGACTAGCCCTTTTGCCTCGCAGCGCTACAATGCCATCCAGCACGTTTGCCAAGAACACGCCCAGCTTGATATCGAACTTTCTAGAGACACCGATAGCTATGAACGCTATCGCAATCAACGCTTTGGCTACAGCCTACTCTATCCTAGCGATGTTCTGATCCCACAAGGTGAGTTAGCTGATGGGTCAGGCCAGACATTCTTGAGTGCTGCAGGTGATGTTTTGGTGCGTGTCTATGGTGAAAGTAGCCAATCAGAGACGCTTGCCCAGCGATACGAACAGGCGCAGGTAGCTCAGCGGGTGACCTACCGAGCGATCAGCGATAACTTCTTTGTTGTTTCTGGTGTAGATAATGACAAAGTAGTCTATCGAAAAACGCTATTAGAAGACAACATCTTTAAAGTGTTAGAGATTGAGTTCGATCAAGCGCTGCAGCGAGAGTTTGAACCAGTGGCTCAGGCGATTGCAGATTCCTTTGCCCCGACCGTTCCTGATTCAGGCCTTCGCCAGCTCCCCGAAGCCGTCCAAACTGCAGTTCTAGAGCTTGCCGCTGCTAATACAGAAGCGGAATCCGCTGTGTTTGAAATTGTTTCTGTCGAGGAAGAAACTTGGTCTAACGGCTGTCTTGATTTGCCGCAGCCGGATGAAGTGTGTACGCTGGCACTTGTCCCTGGCTGGCGAGTAAAGGTCGCAGCCAATTTACCAGGTGGACTTATTCAATTCACCTATCGAACTGATCAGACAGGCGATCGCATTCGTTTTGAGAATTAGACCTTCGCTGGCTTTTTCTCCAGTTGCAAGTTAGATCAGTCGCAAGCTAAACTCGCAACTTCTCCTATACTCACAAGCTAGAGTGAAGATCGACTCTCTTTGTTGAATACTTTGTCGAAAAAATCTGTGTACCAAGCAGCCCAAGCAATCAGTACAAACTGAAACGGCAGCCGAAAGCCATGTAGCCACCAGCTATCTGGAATATTCTCAATCTTGATATGGTTGAAAGCCATATTCAGGTTGGCCGGATATACCGCTATAAAGAGAGCAACTAGACCCAGACCGGAGAGCGATCGCGTCGCTGGAACAATCAGGCCTATGCCAAAAATAATCTCAAAAACGCCGCTGATATATACCAACGCTGCTGGATACGGCATGAATCCTGGAACAATCTTGATAAAAGGATCTGGCGTAGCAAAGTGCAAAACCCCTGCTACCAGCATACAGACCGCCAATATGCCACGCAGCGTATCTTTGTTCTTTTGAAGGATTTCCTTGATGGCCTCGATCATTACTTTCTCTTTTATCCAACATTCAGATTCTTTTATCCAGCATTCAGGCTTGAGTTTTGATTCAGCGCAGCAGGCTAAGACGACCAAACCAGGACCTGTGCCTCATACTCTGGCAAATCCATCATGAGTCGACCGCCCTCAACCGTCACATCAAAGTTCTTTGTCCACTCGTGCCAGATTCCATCTTCAGGCAAGTTCTCCACTTGATAGCCTGCTAGAAAGTTGTCAGAACAGTTCACAATGACCGCGACTCTTGCTCCCATCTCATGCCAGCGCATGTATCCTATGACCTGCGTATCAGCATTTTCGTGGAAGATAGAGACATTGTCGGAACGTATCGCCGCATTCTCCTTTCTCAGTGCAATCAGTCCTTTGTAATACTTGAGCAGTCCAACATTGGGTTCACTATCTAGCAAGGACCAATCCAACGGCGCTGGGTCGAGCGTCTTGTGCTTATAGGCGCCAAACTCCTCACCCATCCAGATCATCGGCACGCCCATCGCTGTCATCACTAGGGCAGCGCCAAGTTTGGCCCGCTTGAACGCTCCTTGTTCGAAAATCTCCATATCCGCTAGATTTGCCATCAAACGGTTTTGGTCGTGGCTAGTGAGATAGTTGATCACATTTTGGGCACTAAGAAAGCCCATTCTCTTTGGATCAATCAGCTCTTTCACTTTCTCAATCGCGGTGCCCTCTCCCTTCAAAATATCTAGGAAGTTGTAGTGAAAGCTAACTCTCCAGCTACTATCTACAGGACCTTCTAGTCCACAGATGTCAGGTTTTTCTGGAATATGTTCAGCGCACGTAAATAGTGGCTTTGGCTTTGCTGCTAACCCTGCCTCATCCACAATCTGGCCGAGTACTTCTGGATTGTCTAACTGCTTGACCGCATCAAATCGTAGACCGTCAAACTGATATTCCGTGATCCAAAAGTTGACCATGTCCCGCATGAAATCCCGAGCGGGGAACCGTTCGTAATTCTCGTCATAGTGGTCATAGTCAAACTCTGGACCCCAGCTCTGATCAGGATCTTTAGGATCTTTTCGATACCAATAGTTGTAGTCGATTTGGGTGAGCGGAGCCTCGGCTTCGGAATGGTTGAGAACGACATCGAGGATTAGCATAATACCGCGCGCATGACACTCATCGACTAGTCGCTTTAGATCGGCAGGCTTACCATAGCTTGAGCGCAGGGCAAAGTAGTGGCGCAGGTTGTAGCCCCAGCCAATTTCCATTGGACAAGACTGCACAGGCATCAGCTCTAGAGCATTCACGCCGAGATCCTGGAGATAGTCGAGCCTATCGAGAATAGTGTGAAATGATCCTTCACCTTCCGTCTCAGTAAAATCTTGAACCAACATTTCGTAGATCACCAGTTCATCTGGCTGAGGCAGTTCTACATCGTGATGCTGCCAGACATAGTCATCAATGATAATCTCGCCATCTTTGATACGAATGACGCCCTGCTGATTAGATTCATCTACTTCAGTCGCGTAAGGATCAATCACGTACGTCCATTCGTCTGTATCTAGAAAAGGGCTCTGCGATTTTACACGAAACTTATAAGCATACTGACCATCTGCTAGCTCAACCTTCGTTCGAAAGTAGCCATCCTCTCCCTTTTCCATCTCAGCGACTGAGTCCTCTAAGAAATCACCAACAAGAGATGCCTTTGGGTTGTAAGGAGCCCAGAGCTTAAATTCGATGGGGTGCGTCATGGGAGTTGCTAGTTCATAGGATGAGCGATCGCCAGCAAAACGCCTACAAACAGAGCGACTCATCAAAGCGATCTGCACCAAAAACTAGCAGGTTTCTATATGGCCGCACCTCTATCTATAGATGGCTATTAATCCATAGAAATCTTCTTCGACTCCTGAAGCAAAACTTTAAGTAAAACTTTGTCCTAAACTCTATCTATCTTGTGTCTTGTAGATAGTTCTACGCTTTAGCTAACATTGGCGCCGCCTTGAGCAACGTCTTTGTGTAGGGGTGAGCCGGCGCGCTAAATATCTGTTCTGTCGAACCAATCTCTACGATCTTACCGCTGCTCATCACAGCAATGCGATCGCACAAATATTTTGCGACCCACAGATCGTGGGTGATAAATAAATAAGTCAGTGCTAACTCGTCTTTAAGCGCTAGCATCAGCTCTAGCACTTGGGCCTGCACGCTCGCATCAAGCATACTGACAGGCTCATCGCAGACCACTAGCTTAGGCCGTGTGATTAAGGCGCGGGCGATCGCTACCCTTTGCTGCTGTCCGCCCGAGATATCTCCTGGATAGCGGTCATAGTAGTCTTCTACAGGCGTCAATCCGACCCGCTTCATCATTTCATGCACCTTCTGCTTAGCATCTGCTGCACTCGAAAGGCCGTGAATTAGCAGCGGGTCCGCAATCCCTCGGCCGATCGTCATCATCGGGTTGAGACAGGCATGTGGATCTTGAAAGATCATCTGGATGTCGCGTCGCTTTGCCTGTAGATCCGAACGCGACAGTTTGGCAAAATCCTTTCCCTGAAATATGATTTTGCCAGCAGTAGGCTCTACAATCCTCAGCAGCGTTCTTGATAAGGTGCTTTTGCCACAGCCTGACTCTCCAACTAATCCTAGAATTTCTCCAGGATAGAGATCTAATGAAATGCAATCTACTGCTCTAATCGGCTCCGGTGGCTCTTGACGTAGAATTCTACCTAGCAGTCCTTGCTCTAGAGTGTAGTGCTTCGTGAGCTTTCTCAAACTCAAAATCGGCTTGACCTTGGTGGTGGCCGCTGCCGAATTCTGCGCGCCTGCGGACTGTAGCTGATGTGCCGCTGCCAGCAACATTTGGGTGTACGGCGCCTGCGGATTGTAAAAGACGTCTGCTTTCGGTCCGCTTTCTACCAGTTTGCCTTCATACATCACCGCAATGCGATCGCAATACTCTCCTACGAGCGCTAGGTCGTGTGAAATCAAAATCAGTCCCATATTCCGCTTTGAACAGAGCGCCGTCAGCATATCGAGAATCTGAGCTGAGACAGTCACATCCAAGCTTGTGGTCGGCTCATCGGCTACGATCAGCTTAGGATTAAGGATGAGTGCCAGTGCGATCGCTACTCGCTGTCGCATTCCCCCGCTAAACTCGTGTGGATACTGGCTCCATCGTTCTGCAGGAATATTCACCGACGCTAGCGTTGCTACTGCAATATCTTTTGCTTGCTTTCTATCTAATTGAGGTTGATGAGCTAGTAGGGTTTCGAGGCAATGCTCTCCAATGGTCATCAGCGGGTCTAGTCGCGTCATCGGGTCTTGAAAGACTAAAGACACTGCCTCTCCGCGAAATTTGCGCAGGTCCGCAGCTGAAAAGTCAATCACCGAACGCCCCTCGAATAGGGCCTTTCCTTCTACCCGTGAGCCATTTGGCAGTAGCCGCATAGCCGCCCGCCCCAGCGTACTTTTCCCACAGCCCGATTCACCGACAAGTCCTAGCTTCTCTCCTGGCTGTAGTGAAAGTGAAACGCCATCCACCGCCCAGGATAAAGGTCCAGGGTAAGAAACTTTGAAGTCCTTTACTTCTAATAAAGGAGGCTCAATCTGCACAGCGCTATCTAAAGAAGGGGAAGGATTAATCATAAGATTAGACAGTGAGTGACTTAGCCGGTGAATAACATAGCCAGTAAGCAACCTGGCAAGTTGAGGGCACGCTCGATAGTATCTGGCAAAGCTCGATAGTATCTGGCAACCCTCACTATAGACAATCACCTACGCTCTCAGCGCACCTGTCATTGCGTCACATGATTGCGCAATATACGTCAATAAGCGCGGCGCGGCGCAATACTTAGACTTCATCCGCCATGGCGATCGCAAACTGCTGAAGCTGATTGAGATGAGCCTTTAACTGCTCTCGTATTTGAGTGATAGTTGCTGGCGTTCTAGCTGCTCTCAACTTCATCCCTTCGACTTTCATCAATCGTAGCCGTCGGTATGCTTCTGTTAAATAAGTTCTCAGCTTTTTCTCGACTGCCGAAGAAAGATCGGCTACCTCAACAGCTTTAATAATGGCCTGAAGCTGAGGCTGCATCAAATCAGTTTGCTGCGAAATCATCGTCGCACTCTCAGCTTCGTTAGCAATTAGCTGCTGAAGTTGACCAACTGATTGCACCCATTCGTCTAGCTGATCCCCGAGATCCCCCATAGAAAACCTGTATAGAGCAAACGACTAAAACTGTATTTTCACCGATGTTCTTAAGACTAAAGGGGACAGTTTTGTTTATGATTGATTATCTCTGTACTCGTACTCAGGCCTATATAAGACCTGCGCATACATTCTGTATTAAAGAATAAAATTTAAGATAATTATCCACTTCTCTATCACGCTCTCACTTTATTCTGCTCACCCTCTGCTCATCCTTGGAGGCGTATCTCCTATGGACTCGTGAAAGGCTCACGAAGTACCTTCAGAATATCCAATCACATACGGTCTTAGCTTTAGGGCTTAGCACGGTCTACAGCAAACCTCTAACAGACCTTTAACTAGAAGATATTCGCCGTAGATACCTCTACTAGTAGCCTTCATTAAAGAACGCACGCCAGATAGGAAACAAAAACCAAGAGTTAGCAGTTTTATTCTTTAAACACAGTTCAGTTACTAGCTACCACATTGTGGTTTTTATTTCTCCGTAGTGAATCCTGCTTCAATTAAGTTAACCCTCTTCCCATAGTCAATACTTTACTTAGCCCTCCTGTAAACCTCTACCTGAGACGAGCGTGTGACACTATGAGCGTAACCTCAACCACCGACTTACCTAAAGACTGTTCATTACCAGCCTGGTTGTCCTCTTGTCTGTTAGAGGACAGTGCTGGCGAAGTAGCTTCGGCTGAGAGGCAGGCGATCGCACCTGAAAGGGTCTCAGGGCAGCCAGCAGAACTTTCTCCTACACCAGCTAGTGGCAATCGGCTTGTTTGCCAGGCGTTCGAATATGCCTATCAGCTTCACAAAGGGCAGATGCGCGCATCCGGTGAACCATACATTGCTCATCCTGTAGCTGTGGCGGGCTTGCTCCGCAGTTTAGGCGGAGATAGCGCCATGATTGCCGCAGGGTTTTTACATGATGTGGTTGAAGATACCGAGGTCACTGCCGACGAGATTGGAGCCATTTTCGGCGCTGAGGTTCGCCATTTGGTTGAAGGTGTGACCAAACTCTCCAAATTCGAGTTTGATAGCAAGACCGAGCAGCAGGCCGAAAATTTTCGTCGCATGTTCCTAGCGATGGCCAAAGATATCCGCGTCATTGTGGTTAAGCTGGCCGATCGTTTGCATAATATGCGCACGCTTCAACATCTGCGCCCAGACAAACAGGTCAGAATTGCGCGCGAGACTCTAGAAATATTTGCCCCGTTAGCCAACCGCTTAGGAATTGGTCGATTCAAATGGGAGCTCGAAGATCTCTGTTTCAAGTACTTAGAGCCTGAGGCTTACAAAGAGCTAACTCAGCTAATCGTCGACAAGCGCACTGATAGAGAAGCGCGTTTGCAGCAAGTTAGTCATGTCTTGAAAGAAGGTATCAGCAAGCTTGGAATCAAATGCAAAGATGTGAGCAGTCGGCCCAAACATCTCTACAGCATTTACAAAAAAATGCAGCGCCAGCAGAAAGAGTTTCAAGAGATCTACGACATCGCCGCCATCCGCCTGC
It includes:
- a CDS encoding alpha-amylase family glycosyl hydrolase; the encoded protein is MSRSVCRRFAGDRSSYELATPMTHPIEFKLWAPYNPKASLVGDFLEDSVAEMEKGEDGYFRTKVELADGQYAYKFRVKSQSPFLDTDEWTYVIDPYATEVDESNQQGVIRIKDGEIIIDDYVWQHHDVELPQPDELVIYEMLVQDFTETEGEGSFHTILDRLDYLQDLGVNALELMPVQSCPMEIGWGYNLRHYFALRSSYGKPADLKRLVDECHARGIMLILDVVLNHSEAEAPLTQIDYNYWYRKDPKDPDQSWGPEFDYDHYDENYERFPARDFMRDMVNFWITEYQFDGLRFDAVKQLDNPEVLGQIVDEAGLAAKPKPLFTCAEHIPEKPDICGLEGPVDSSWRVSFHYNFLDILKGEGTAIEKVKELIDPKRMGFLSAQNVINYLTSHDQNRLMANLADMEIFEQGAFKRAKLGAALVMTAMGVPMIWMGEEFGAYKHKTLDPAPLDWSLLDSEPNVGLLKYYKGLIALRKENAAIRSDNVSIFHENADTQVIGYMRWHEMGARVAVIVNCSDNFLAGYQVENLPEDGIWHEWTKNFDVTVEGGRLMMDLPEYEAQVLVWSS
- a CDS encoding ABC transporter ATP-binding protein; translation: MINPSPSLDSAVQIEPPLLEVKDFKVSYPGPLSWAVDGVSLSLQPGEKLGLVGESGCGKSTLGRAAMRLLPNGSRVEGKALFEGRSVIDFSAADLRKFRGEAVSLVFQDPMTRLDPLMTIGEHCLETLLAHQPQLDRKQAKDIAVATLASVNIPAERWSQYPHEFSGGMRQRVAIALALILNPKLIVADEPTTSLDVTVSAQILDMLTALCSKRNMGLILISHDLALVGEYCDRIAVMYEGKLVESGPKADVFYNPQAPYTQMLLAAAHQLQSAGAQNSAAATTKVKPILSLRKLTKHYTLEQGLLGRILRQEPPEPIRAVDCISLDLYPGEILGLVGESGCGKSTLSRTLLRIVEPTAGKIIFQGKDFAKLSRSDLQAKRRDIQMIFQDPHACLNPMMTIGRGIADPLLIHGLSSAADAKQKVHEMMKRVGLTPVEDYYDRYPGDISGGQQQRVAIARALITRPKLVVCDEPVSMLDASVQAQVLELMLALKDELALTYLFITHDLWVAKYLCDRIAVMSSGKIVEIGSTEQIFSAPAHPYTKTLLKAAPMLAKA
- a CDS encoding DoxX family protein, with amino-acid sequence MIEAIKEILQKNKDTLRGILAVCMLVAGVLHFATPDPFIKIVPGFMPYPAALVYISGVFEIIFGIGLIVPATRSLSGLGLVALFIAVYPANLNMAFNHIKIENIPDSWWLHGFRLPFQFVLIAWAAWYTDFFDKVFNKESRSSL